Part of the Terriglobales bacterium genome is shown below.
CCGTCAGGTGAAGTTGGTAACGTTGCCCAGGATCCAGGAAATAAAGTTCGGCGTCACGCTGGTCTCTTACCTTCTCTATGTACTCGCCAAAAGTTGGGACAGGCACTGCGATACGATCAATCAGGCTGGTGTTGATATCCACGATCAGCTCCGTCGCACCGTTGCCGATGATCAGGTTCTCAGGACTGACGTGCAAAACTGCAGCCAGGTTCTGCTGCGCCATAAACGGATTACTCGACGGATAAGACTTGATCAGGTTAGGCAGATTTTCCTGCAATTCACGCAGCATTTCAGTCGTAGGGTAATAAGGGTTGGCGATAAAACAAAAATCTATGATGTCCTTGGCTTTTTCGTAGCCTACAAGATCGGCGAGCGAGGGAGAGTGGGAGGTCTCGTAAAAAAGATGCCTCCTTAACTCAGTTGTGGAAGGCGTGGGAGGTGCAGTCTTCATCGCAATACCTCAAATTTTGAGTTTAGCGATTTTGCAGATTTCTTGCACGTGGATGGATGCTGCGAATTTTTCAGCAGCAGCATTGAGTCGCTGACCCGAAGGACTGCTGTGCTCTACGTGTAGGGATAGAAGATAAAGAACAACAGCGACAACGCAGCCAGCACCCACAAGCCAGGCTTGACCTCACGGGCGCGGCCTGCAACCAGCTTGCAGAACGGATACAGAACGAATCCAGCGGTAATGCCCACCCCAATGTTATAGGTGAAGCTCATCAGCGCGACCACGGCGAAGGCCGGGATCAGCTCGGTGAAGTCATCGAAGTTAATTTTTGTGATGGGCGCAAGCATGAGCAATCCCACCACGATCAACGCCGGGCCATAGGCTTGCGGTGGAACTGCCCCTACAAAAGGCGCGAAGAACAAGGCGGCCACAAAGCAAAGTGCGGTGACTACACTGGTGAATCCGGTGCGGCCCCCGGCTTCAATGCCGGTAGCGGATTCAATATAAGCGCCCGCAGTCGTCGTACCAACGAGCGCGGCGAAGCTGGTGGAAAGCGCATCGGTCAGCATAGGGCGCTCAATCTGCGGCAGGTTGCCAGAGGAGTCCAGAAATCCCGCGCGGGCGGAGACGCCGATCAATGTGCCCATGGTATCCACGAACGCCATGATGAAGATGGTGAGCACGATTGGGAAGAATCCCCAGGTCAACGCATTATGAAAATCGAGCTTGCAGAGAATTGGCGAAAGGCTGGGTGGCATGCTCAACCAGGCTTTTGGCCGCGAAGCGACGCCAGTGGCAACGGCCAGAAACGTGGTGGCCAGAATGCCAACCAGAATGGCGCCAGGAAAGCGGCGAATCATCAGCACCGCGATCAACAGGAAACCGAAGATCGCCACCAGCACGGGCGCCGCGGTGAGGTGTCCGGTGCGCACGGGCGCGCCCGCGCTGCCGAGCATCACGATGCCGGTTTGGTTGAGTCCAATAAAGGTCAGGAACAGCCCGATCCCGACTGCGAAGCTGTAGCGCAGTCCGGAAGGAACGGCATCCACCAGCCGCTGCCGCAGACGAAAGATAGTCAGCAGAAAAAACAACACGCCGCCCAGGAAAACGGCGGCGAGGGCCGCCTGCCATTTGTAATGGAGGGCCAGCACCACAGTGTAAGCAATGAAGGCGTTCTCGCCCATGTAGGGCGCAACTGCAAACGGCCGGTTGGCGTAAATCCCCATCAGCAGCGTGCCAAAGATGGCGGTGATGATGGTGGCCACCATAGAGGCTTCCGCGGGAATGCCAGCGGTCTTGAGAATTGCCGGATTCACCACAATGATGTACGCCATGGTTGCGAAAGTTGTCATGCCGGCAATGGTCTCGCGGGCCAGCGTAGTTCCGGCACGATCGAATCCAAAATATTTGCGGATGGCGTTCAGCGGACTAGCCAAATCATTTCACCGTGATCGTTTTCATGATTGAGGCAAACTTTAATCTCTCTCTGCTTTAATGTCCAGCCGGTCATGGGCCGGCCTTTTTAAATAAATGTGCGACTCGCCGCGCCGGTCTAGATCATAATGCTTTGCATCGCCGCAACCAATGCCAGATTGAAACGAGTACCATTTTGATAATTCCCTCTCGACAATTTAGCTGGCGTGATAATGTTCTTCCCTCGGTTTGACCTATAATTGCCTTCCCATTCATTTGTACAAAACAATGTGACTCACAGTAAAAGGAAACCGATGAAGAGATCTAAACTTTTCTCGAAAGCTCGCGGCCAGTTTGTTGGCCTGATTAGTGTGATTGTCAGCCTGGGAGGCATTGCCTTGGGACAGATGCCATTGCTGTGTCCTTTGCCGGGAACGGGCAATACCAGCAAACCAGGGCAATGTAGTGAACTTATTACTGCCCCTGCTGATCCTGAGCACTTTGTGTTCATTGCCGCGGGAGATAACCGGCCGGCGAAGTGGTGCTATCCACAGTCGCATGTGCCCAAGAAAATATTCGCCGCTGGGGCGAAGGTCAAACCTGCTTTCGTGGTGTGGACGGGCGATAGTATTTCCGGGAAAATCTTCAGCGACTCCGCCGCCGAAGAGCAGCGCGTACAGGATGAATACACAGAGTTTCTTTCTCTTGCAAAAACTGCCGGCGTTCCCGTCTTCAACGCGCCCGGCAACCATGAGATGGATAGTTGCGCAAATAAACCTTTGCCGGTAATGATGAATCTCTACAAAGAATCCATGGGGATCCCCTATGGAGCGTTCAATTATGGAAATTCGCGGTTCATTGCATTGAACAGCGAGGAGCCTGCTCCTTCCTCATCTGGAGCTGAGACGTTGACATTGGATGACAAATCCGACTCTGTAGGCTATATAGGCCCTGAGCAACTTCAAATCTTAGAAAACGATCTGAAGGCCAACACCGAGAAAGAACACATCTTTGTCTTCATGCATCACCCGATCAAACCGGCAAAGAAGAAAGACGGTCTAAGCAACGCAGCAGAGCTGGAGAGATTGTTCAATAAATATCCCAATGTCTCGTATGTATTTGCCGGGCACGAGCACATGTTTTACAACCCGCAAACGGCAACAAAGCCGCAGACCGGCCCTTATTATCTGGTCACAGGAGGGGCAGGAGCGCCGCTCAAAGATCTTCCTGGAGGCTTCTATCATTACCTTGTGTTTACCGTGAACGGGAAGAACGTCTCATTCAAACTAATAAAAGTTTCACCTAAAGCCAGCCTGGCAAAACAGAAGTGCTCGAAGCCGGCCTGCACGTTTTGAAGACCCGGGATTTAAAAATTCCGCAGTCATTGAGTTTTTTCAAAACCATCGTTTAAACCTTTTGCTTTGACACGAGGAGCCGAATTCCTGTAAACGCTTACAGACAATTCTTATAACGCTGCTGGCGTTATTCAATCAGGGCGACTCAAATTCAAACAAGGAGACGTAACCACGATGACTTGGAAAAAACCACAATTCGAAGAAATTCTGTTGAACTGTGAAATCAACTCCTACTCGCCTGCCGAGCTATGAACTGGCGCTGTGCAGGTTAAAAATTCTTAGGTCCGCCTAACAGGAGAGGTCCTTCCGCACAGGAAGTGCACTTACCGGAGCTGCCTTCTAACCTTCTTGCCTGTCACTGCGTTCGTCGGGGAGCGCCGTAGAGCTGCAACATAAAATTCGGTTGTACCGGACAGCTCTGCGAAATGTCTTGAGCGATTCAATGCACGAGAGCGGAACAGATTGAACCAAGCCTACAACCGTACTGATCCATTCAAGGAGGATTAGCAATGCCCAGGCGCAAATTCTTGCTACCTGTAATGGTTGTACTTACTCTGCTGCTATGTTCACAATTTCCTATTAGAATCCGGGCTTATCAGGATGTTACCCCAGCGGCTGCGCCAGCGAAAACCGATTGGCTGCAGTTCGCACTTACGCCCGATAAAACTGCCAACAACACAGCAGAGAACACGCTCAACACATCCAATGTTTCTGGTCTGCAACTGCTCTTCAACGTAGCGCTTCCCGCTGCTGACAATCCCGATGGCGCTCCCGTACTGCTGACGAATGTCAATACCCCCAGTGGAGTCAGAGACCTCGTTTTCGTACAAGGTCAGCACGGACATCTGTCGGCGTTTGACGCCAACAACGGTGCAGTCATCTGGACGAAGACTTTTGGTACAGGTGGTACCAACAACAGCGCGCCGGCCATCGATCCGAACCGGAGGTTCGTCTACGTTGACACAAACGACGGGTTCTTCCACAAGTTAAATGTAGGGGATGGCAGTGAGGTAATGGGAGGAGGGTGGCCTGAGCCTCATGGAGGTGGCAAGGGTGGCTCTGAACTCACCATCGCCACGGCGGCCAACGGACACACATATCTTTACGGCTCCAATCATGGCAACGGCCACATCACCACGATTGATGTGAATACTGGCACTCAGCACGTGTTTAACGCGTCTTGCTCGCAATTTGCCGATATCCAGAATCCGGGCGGATGCACCAGCACAGGAGCGCGTCCGTGGGCCCGCGGAAATCCATTCATCCCGGCTCTGGACAGGTTCTTCTTCATGACCGGCAACAACAATGGGGCCGCATGGAACGGATGCACGATGTGGAAAGAGAGCTGGCTGGCTCTTCCCGCAGACGGAAGCACTCGCCTGGCAAGCGGTTGCGGCTTCCCGGCAGATAGCTGGACGGGTACGGATGTTGCCACGACCGTCGCCCGCGACCAGGATGTTGGCGCCGGTGGACTGACGCCGCTGCCAACGGGTTTGAGCAGCAAGTTCCCGCATCTGGGCGTGAATCCGGGCAAGGATGCCAGAATTCGTATCCTGAACCTCGACAACCTCAGCGGGCTGGGCGGCCCCGGCCATCAGGGCGGCTCGATTGTGCAGCTGGCCTATCCGATGGGGAGCCTGATGCGCGCGCAAAGCGCAGTGTGGACCGATCCGGCGGGTCACGTTTGGGTGTTCGTTACCGGCAACTCCGGCACGCACGGGTTCACGGCGGATGTGGACCCAGCCGGCAATCCTAGTCTGAACAATCACTGGAATATTCAAAACGGCTGGACCACCTCAGCGGTCGTGGCCAACGGAGTTCTGTTTACAGCGGCCGATGGCGGAGAACATACTGGTTCGGGTGCGGTCCATCGAGTACAAGCAATCAACCCGACCACAGGCGCGATCTTATGGACCGGCGCAATTGACCTCTTCCAT
Proteins encoded:
- a CDS encoding PQQ-binding-like beta-propeller repeat protein, with the protein product MPRRKFLLPVMVVLTLLLCSQFPIRIRAYQDVTPAAAPAKTDWLQFALTPDKTANNTAENTLNTSNVSGLQLLFNVALPAADNPDGAPVLLTNVNTPSGVRDLVFVQGQHGHLSAFDANNGAVIWTKTFGTGGTNNSAPAIDPNRRFVYVDTNDGFFHKLNVGDGSEVMGGGWPEPHGGGKGGSELTIATAANGHTYLYGSNHGNGHITTIDVNTGTQHVFNASCSQFADIQNPGGCTSTGARPWARGNPFIPALDRFFFMTGNNNGAAWNGCTMWKESWLALPADGSTRLASGCGFPADSWTGTDVATTVARDQDVGAGGLTPLPTGLSSKFPHLGVNPGKDARIRILNLDNLSGLGGPGHQGGSIVQLAYPMGSLMRAQSAVWTDPAGHVWVFVTGNSGTHGFTADVDPAGNPSLNNHWNIQNGWTTSAVVANGVLFTAADGGEHTGSGAVHRVQAINPTTGAILWTGAIDLFHWASPIVVNGTVYMADGNSGGFGGPGGHLRAWRLTGVVNNPDFSIAATPSSETVNQGSSAAYNVTVGSINSFTGSVNLGISGLPTGATATLSTNPITGGSGSSTLTVNTSNTTPAGTYTLTVSGNSTSPSLSHSTTVTLMVNGPPPPPDFTLTASPASQTVTAGGGTTYTATVGALNGFTGAVALSVSGQPAGAAASLTPTSLTGSGTSTLSVTTSGMTPTGTSTLTITGTSGSLTHTATGTLIVSTLPPCVTASATHGWVNTAFATQTGTFTTTFDAAPSLSHMNSVVGISHGAGTAYSAFADLVAFNGTMGVILARDGGGYAGPTPAIPYSGGNTYHFRLVVNVPAHTYSIFVTPPGGSELTIGSNFHFRTEQNTVTSLDNLGVFVGATSGTLQVCNFTVQ
- a CDS encoding metallophosphoesterase translates to MKRSKLFSKARGQFVGLISVIVSLGGIALGQMPLLCPLPGTGNTSKPGQCSELITAPADPEHFVFIAAGDNRPAKWCYPQSHVPKKIFAAGAKVKPAFVVWTGDSISGKIFSDSAAEEQRVQDEYTEFLSLAKTAGVPVFNAPGNHEMDSCANKPLPVMMNLYKESMGIPYGAFNYGNSRFIALNSEEPAPSSSGAETLTLDDKSDSVGYIGPEQLQILENDLKANTEKEHIFVFMHHPIKPAKKKDGLSNAAELERLFNKYPNVSYVFAGHEHMFYNPQTATKPQTGPYYLVTGGAGAPLKDLPGGFYHYLVFTVNGKNVSFKLIKVSPKASLAKQKCSKPACTF
- a CDS encoding NCS2 family permease, whose protein sequence is MASPLNAIRKYFGFDRAGTTLARETIAGMTTFATMAYIIVVNPAILKTAGIPAEASMVATIITAIFGTLLMGIYANRPFAVAPYMGENAFIAYTVVLALHYKWQAALAAVFLGGVLFFLLTIFRLRQRLVDAVPSGLRYSFAVGIGLFLTFIGLNQTGIVMLGSAGAPVRTGHLTAAPVLVAIFGFLLIAVLMIRRFPGAILVGILATTFLAVATGVASRPKAWLSMPPSLSPILCKLDFHNALTWGFFPIVLTIFIMAFVDTMGTLIGVSARAGFLDSSGNLPQIERPMLTDALSTSFAALVGTTTAGAYIESATGIEAGGRTGFTSVVTALCFVAALFFAPFVGAVPPQAYGPALIVVGLLMLAPITKINFDDFTELIPAFAVVALMSFTYNIGVGITAGFVLYPFCKLVAGRAREVKPGLWVLAALSLLFFIFYPYT